Proteins from one Microbacterium faecale genomic window:
- a CDS encoding aldehyde dehydrogenase family protein, whose amino-acid sequence MGTVTPRSRGWFTQCRRAPNALDGTHFNDEETGAMVSARTLPVRNPRTGTPDTTITVATPDEVAAKAAALRAQQPAWEALGIAGRVAVMRRWLGEVAQRAVEIGERDAADTGGVSTSWSQGYITMTNIDGWVQDAEEALNRASVHRHSASMPDVEVRTQLVPYSLVGVISPWNAPMMLALLDAIPALFAGSAVLLKPSEVTPRFLEPLFASVRAVPELAAVFDYVEGDGPVGATLIEHVDMVCFTGSVPTGRKVAVACAERLIPAYLELGGKDPAIVTASADLDRAVMAVLRGGVYATGQVCYSIERVYVHESIHDEFVALLAEKARAVALNDEDVKVGHLGPFIFERQAEVVQRHLDDAVARGARIVEAGQIETLGGGLYLRPTILVDVTHDMLIMRDETFGPTIPVMAYSDIDEAIALANDTDFGLTASVIAGDESEALAIGRQINAGSLFLQDTFLTFGKMRTVGTNAFGNSGIGGARTGPDAILRFLRRKALMTNHGTPADIQNDRFGVKQ is encoded by the coding sequence GTGGGCACCGTGACACCCCGAAGTCGCGGCTGGTTCACTCAGTGCCGTCGGGCTCCGAACGCGCTCGACGGCACACACTTCAACGACGAGGAGACGGGTGCGATGGTGAGCGCACGAACGCTTCCGGTACGAAACCCCCGCACGGGTACGCCCGACACAACGATCACGGTGGCCACGCCCGATGAGGTCGCAGCCAAGGCCGCAGCGCTTCGCGCGCAGCAGCCCGCGTGGGAGGCCCTCGGCATTGCCGGGCGCGTCGCCGTGATGCGCCGGTGGTTGGGCGAGGTCGCTCAACGTGCGGTTGAGATCGGCGAGCGTGATGCCGCTGATACGGGTGGTGTCTCCACCTCGTGGTCACAGGGGTACATCACGATGACCAACATCGACGGCTGGGTGCAGGATGCCGAAGAGGCGCTGAATCGCGCATCCGTGCACCGGCATTCGGCATCCATGCCCGACGTCGAGGTGCGCACGCAGCTTGTGCCTTACTCGCTCGTCGGAGTGATCTCGCCGTGGAATGCGCCGATGATGCTCGCTCTTCTCGATGCGATTCCCGCCTTGTTCGCGGGCTCGGCCGTGCTGCTGAAGCCCTCGGAGGTCACACCTCGATTCTTGGAGCCGCTGTTCGCGTCGGTGCGCGCGGTGCCCGAGCTGGCGGCCGTCTTTGATTACGTCGAGGGCGATGGGCCGGTCGGTGCGACGCTGATTGAGCACGTCGACATGGTCTGCTTTACCGGGAGCGTCCCGACCGGCCGCAAGGTCGCCGTAGCGTGCGCCGAACGCCTGATTCCGGCGTATCTCGAACTGGGCGGCAAAGATCCCGCAATCGTCACGGCGTCAGCAGACCTCGACCGTGCTGTGATGGCCGTGCTCCGCGGCGGCGTCTACGCCACCGGCCAGGTCTGTTACTCGATCGAGCGCGTCTACGTGCATGAGAGCATCCATGACGAGTTCGTAGCGCTGCTCGCCGAGAAGGCGCGCGCAGTCGCGCTTAACGACGAGGATGTCAAGGTCGGCCACCTCGGCCCGTTCATCTTCGAACGCCAGGCCGAGGTCGTGCAGCGCCACCTCGATGACGCGGTGGCGCGGGGGGCGCGCATCGTTGAGGCCGGTCAGATCGAAACGCTCGGCGGGGGCCTATACCTGCGACCGACGATCCTGGTCGACGTCACTCACGACATGCTGATCATGCGCGATGAGACGTTCGGGCCGACGATCCCGGTCATGGCTTACAGCGACATCGACGAGGCCATCGCGCTCGCAAACGACACCGACTTTGGGTTGACGGCATCCGTCATCGCGGGCGACGAGAGCGAAGCTCTCGCGATTGGGCGACAGATCAATGCAGGGTCACTCTTCTTGCAAGACACGTTTCTCACGTTCGGCAAGATGCGCACGGTCGGCACGAATGCGTTCGGCAACTCGGGGATCGGCGGCGCGCGCACCGGGCCCGACGCGATCCTGCGGTTTCTGCGGCGCAAGGCGCTCATGACCAACCACGGCACGCCCGCCGATATTCAGAACGACCGATTTGGAGTGAAGCAATGA
- a CDS encoding carotenoid oxygenase family protein: MTDRTASASYRQAAFHPIPSFYGKSLPTVRLEADVYDCEIEGIVPAELNGTLYRLGGDTLYPVLGDDDNIINGDGLMLKFRIEDGHVDFRSRYVKTERYLTQRAARRRLYNEYRNPYTDEPDAPQIADRDNTGNTFAQWFNGRLFALREDSHPYEIDPDTLETLEKFDFDGKLKSKALSAHTKIDPVTGEWWAFGLFADRRFDGEVALIVADADGNLIREEQFQAPYPGLMHDFAVTREHVIFDIQPLTVDIERAKAGGDFYAYDPELPSMWGIMPRSGTVADIRWFRAPDVVVGHIMNAYTEGSTVIVDAPVSPGNPFPFFTGVDGNPTPVDESFGLITRLTFDLGADGDEPTVEPIEGAVGEMPRIDDRFAMEKYRYGFFKSAEGISRIDWATREIATFPMAPPSLAHEPIFVPRSADAAEGDGFIVTVVNHYHTNRGELLILDATDLAAGPIARAKIPFAPHFTFHGSFAHNV, from the coding sequence ATGACCGATCGCACTGCCTCGGCTTCGTACCGGCAAGCCGCCTTCCACCCGATTCCGAGCTTTTACGGCAAGAGCCTCCCGACCGTGCGGTTGGAAGCGGATGTCTACGACTGCGAGATCGAGGGCATCGTGCCGGCCGAGCTCAACGGCACGCTCTACCGTCTTGGTGGCGACACCCTGTATCCGGTGCTTGGCGACGACGACAACATCATCAACGGCGACGGGCTGATGCTCAAGTTCCGCATCGAAGACGGGCACGTCGACTTCCGTTCGCGGTACGTCAAGACCGAGCGCTACCTCACCCAGCGCGCTGCGCGCCGCCGCCTTTACAACGAATACCGCAACCCTTACACCGACGAGCCCGACGCCCCGCAGATCGCCGACCGCGACAACACCGGCAACACGTTCGCGCAGTGGTTCAACGGCAGACTCTTCGCGTTGCGTGAAGACTCGCACCCGTACGAGATCGACCCGGACACCCTTGAGACGCTCGAGAAGTTCGACTTCGACGGCAAACTCAAGAGCAAGGCCCTCTCGGCACACACCAAGATCGACCCCGTCACCGGTGAGTGGTGGGCGTTCGGCCTCTTCGCCGACCGCCGTTTCGATGGCGAGGTGGCGCTGATCGTGGCGGATGCCGATGGCAACCTGATCCGCGAAGAGCAATTCCAGGCTCCGTATCCGGGCCTTATGCACGACTTCGCCGTCACTCGCGAGCACGTCATCTTCGACATCCAACCGCTGACGGTTGACATCGAGCGCGCGAAGGCGGGCGGAGATTTCTACGCCTACGATCCCGAGTTGCCGTCGATGTGGGGCATCATGCCGCGCTCTGGAACCGTCGCCGACATCCGTTGGTTCCGCGCCCCCGACGTCGTTGTTGGTCACATCATGAACGCGTACACCGAGGGATCGACCGTCATCGTAGATGCTCCCGTCTCGCCCGGAAACCCATTCCCCTTCTTCACCGGAGTGGACGGCAACCCGACCCCGGTCGACGAAAGCTTCGGTCTCATCACTCGCCTCACCTTTGACCTGGGCGCAGACGGTGACGAACCCACCGTCGAGCCCATCGAGGGTGCAGTGGGCGAGATGCCCCGCATCGATGACCGCTTCGCGATGGAGAAGTACCGCTACGGGTTCTTCAAGAGTGCCGAGGGGATCTCCCGCATCGACTGGGCCACGCGTGAGATCGCGACGTTCCCCATGGCTCCCCCGTCACTCGCGCACGAGCCGATTTTTGTGCCGAGATCGGCCGACGCAGCCGAGGGCGACGGGTTCATCGTGACGGTGGTCAATCACTATCACACCAACCGCGGCGAGCTTTTGATCCTCGATGCGACCGACCTGGCTGCCGGCCCCATCGCACGGGCGAAGATCCCCTTCGCACCGCACTTCACATTCCACGGCAGCTTCGCGCACAACGTGTGA
- a CDS encoding helix-turn-helix domain-containing protein, with translation MTMLMSMREGKSAFRSGLPEEFVDIIRADVRHGIPLDALMNRVWSVHSMAKDILVESLREVVEPTEFPQVMRSVGDAAFDFANDFVRHVSTAYDAEQRAWRGRRGEEQFQIAEAVALGSDAASDSDGVLPAHWSGWHVYAVSWIEDPGFAKKYDTELAEFTAAVATMLDASNVFIFERDGFTHLWWNVEARASKPEVQAILGVERPDWLRLAVGPAARGVEGFRDTYGAAVQVADIRAYNTVDTVFFSDEVGHLLLMLADHGRAARFVRRELGGLASTEPRVVEIRETVRLYLSSGNSRLAVANALHLAPNTIAYRVGQANELLPQPVSERPTTILLALQLLYLVPNLIAEAGE, from the coding sequence ATGACGATGCTGATGTCGATGCGCGAGGGAAAGTCGGCATTCCGATCGGGGTTGCCGGAGGAATTCGTCGACATCATCCGCGCGGATGTGCGCCATGGCATCCCCCTCGACGCCCTCATGAACCGGGTGTGGAGCGTGCATTCGATGGCTAAAGACATCCTCGTTGAGTCGCTGCGAGAGGTGGTGGAGCCGACCGAGTTTCCGCAGGTCATGCGAAGCGTCGGAGACGCCGCGTTCGATTTCGCCAACGACTTCGTGCGGCATGTGTCGACCGCATACGACGCCGAGCAGCGTGCATGGCGCGGACGGCGCGGTGAGGAACAGTTTCAGATCGCCGAAGCCGTGGCGTTGGGATCTGACGCGGCTTCGGACTCGGACGGGGTGCTTCCCGCGCACTGGAGCGGCTGGCATGTCTATGCCGTGAGTTGGATCGAAGACCCTGGGTTCGCCAAGAAGTACGATACCGAGCTTGCCGAGTTCACCGCCGCTGTTGCGACCATGCTCGATGCATCGAACGTGTTTATCTTCGAGCGCGACGGATTCACGCACCTGTGGTGGAACGTCGAGGCGAGAGCGTCGAAGCCCGAGGTTCAGGCGATCCTCGGAGTCGAGCGGCCCGACTGGCTGCGGCTCGCGGTCGGGCCCGCCGCCCGCGGCGTCGAAGGCTTTCGTGACACTTACGGGGCGGCGGTGCAGGTCGCCGACATTCGTGCGTACAACACGGTCGACACGGTCTTTTTCTCTGACGAGGTCGGACACCTCCTGCTGATGCTCGCCGACCACGGACGTGCAGCTCGGTTTGTGCGCCGCGAACTCGGGGGCCTCGCATCGACCGAACCTCGCGTCGTCGAGATTCGTGAGACCGTGCGGCTGTACCTCAGCAGCGGCAACAGTCGCCTCGCGGTGGCTAACGCGCTGCACCTTGCCCCCAATACGATCGCCTACCGGGTGGGTCAGGCGAACGAACTCCTGCCGCAACCCGTGAGTGAGCGGCCAACCACGATCCTTCTTGCGCTCCAACTGCTTTACCTCGTGCCGAATCTGATCGCGGAGGCAGGCGAGTAG
- a CDS encoding amidohydrolase family protein yields the protein MSTESSTARAYRRIATEEAYAPQELIDEYLRLLKTDNVEIGFRSLMGYFLQSSHPQPQQVVSRLADLGERRIADMDAAGIDHQILSLTSPGTQVLSVDAARDFARLANDRIAEAVRAHPTRYSGLAAVGFEDAPSAVEELERAVTTLGLKGLIANSHIKGTYLDAPQYLPILQAAADLDVPVYLHPQTLPDAAISPYVEAGLDGAVWGFAAETGLHLLRMITSGLFDRVPNLRVVVGHLGEGLPYFLSRIDHMHQKQVASGRYEAIKPLQQKPSEYLRTHIWLTTSGMPWEPAITFARSVLGNDRVMYAMDYPYQYELDEVAQMDALSYSEQERYEFFQGIAERVFKLPRL from the coding sequence ATGAGTACTGAAAGCTCAACCGCGCGCGCGTACCGCCGGATTGCCACCGAAGAGGCCTACGCGCCGCAAGAACTCATCGATGAATATCTGCGTCTGTTGAAGACGGACAACGTCGAGATCGGCTTTCGATCACTCATGGGCTACTTCTTGCAGTCGTCCCACCCGCAACCCCAGCAGGTCGTGTCGCGTCTCGCCGATCTCGGCGAGCGACGCATCGCCGACATGGATGCTGCGGGCATCGACCACCAGATTCTCTCGCTCACCTCGCCCGGCACTCAGGTGCTGTCGGTGGATGCCGCCCGCGACTTTGCGAGACTCGCGAATGACCGCATCGCAGAGGCGGTGCGGGCACATCCCACGCGCTACTCGGGCCTTGCCGCCGTCGGATTCGAAGACGCGCCGTCGGCCGTTGAAGAGCTCGAACGCGCTGTGACAACGCTTGGCCTGAAGGGCCTCATCGCGAACTCGCATATCAAGGGCACCTACCTCGATGCGCCGCAGTACCTGCCGATTCTGCAGGCGGCCGCCGATCTTGATGTGCCGGTGTACCTGCATCCTCAGACGCTTCCTGATGCGGCGATCTCGCCGTATGTCGAGGCTGGTCTCGACGGTGCCGTGTGGGGTTTCGCCGCTGAGACCGGCCTGCACCTGCTGCGCATGATCACGAGCGGCCTGTTCGATCGCGTGCCGAATCTGCGTGTCGTGGTGGGGCACCTGGGTGAGGGGTTGCCGTACTTCTTGTCGCGTATTGATCACATGCATCAGAAGCAGGTGGCATCCGGTCGCTATGAGGCGATCAAGCCTCTGCAGCAGAAGCCGAGTGAGTACCTGCGCACGCACATCTGGTTGACGACGAGTGGGATGCCGTGGGAGCCCGCGATTACCTTTGCGCGCTCGGTGCTCGGCAACGACCGGGTGATGTATGCGATGGATTACCCGTACCAGTACGAGCTGGACGAGGTGGCGCAGATGGATGCGCTGTCGTACAGCGAGCAGGAGCGGTACGAGTTCTTCCAGGGGATCGCGGAGCGGGTGTTCAAGCTGCCGCGATTGTAG
- a CDS encoding ABC transporter permease, with protein sequence MTRTSAPPPSHQANWWRRQWALYPVRNIQIAIAIVALALFASPVIAVVISAFRTTPFNGEWSLEPITQVFSDSDTWVALGNSVLLTVASVIPSMIIATFFAVLVTRTDSPLKWVVTITMAILVATPPMFYAVAWGLLGNSTVGILNVILRGGEPWGSGPLNVESWLGLILVSIFRGTGFMYLLLLGPFSQMDRSLEEAARVSGAGAIRTFFGTQLPLLLPTLTSVLIIATVASIEAFDVPVVLGVPAGIYVLPTEVFTYLYDSTRPLYGQASSVAVILLLILIALLIVERRLHGRRRFTTVSGKGARTALWKLGAWRMPIAITIIVFSLVVVIMPTLQLVLTSLAPYFGAQGVFTLDNFATVLGDPAIIGILAYTASVAAAAAAIAVVAVIVFGWATRMRRGPLATVIDTSQVAPMIVPGLLLGIGLITVVLFTPLASAYGTYWLLMVALFIAIVPLASRAVAGALAQIPEELEEAARVSGSSRGRALVGVVFRLLLPSALNGWLLCFVVVSGSLAVPLLLSPRGQTLLAVKVYDLYTSANVVTAAAIFVLFVVEILVITLLVEIAKRLLTRARLPRRLPSADVDRDWTGATRVALPPHDSKSALAPAAPRGQTSTHTR encoded by the coding sequence ATGACCCGCACTTCTGCACCCCCACCTTCGCATCAGGCGAACTGGTGGCGGCGCCAGTGGGCGCTCTACCCCGTGCGCAACATTCAGATCGCGATCGCGATCGTTGCCCTTGCGCTCTTCGCCTCGCCCGTCATCGCCGTTGTCATCAGCGCCTTTCGCACCACCCCGTTCAACGGTGAATGGTCACTCGAACCCATCACTCAGGTCTTCTCCGATTCCGACACCTGGGTCGCTCTCGGCAACTCCGTGTTGCTCACGGTCGCCAGCGTCATCCCCAGCATGATCATCGCGACCTTCTTCGCGGTGCTCGTGACCCGCACCGACTCGCCCCTCAAGTGGGTCGTCACCATCACGATGGCGATTCTGGTGGCAACCCCGCCGATGTTCTATGCCGTGGCGTGGGGCCTGCTCGGCAACAGCACGGTCGGCATCCTCAACGTGATTTTGCGCGGCGGTGAGCCGTGGGGTTCGGGTCCCCTCAACGTCGAATCGTGGTTGGGTCTCATTCTCGTGTCGATCTTCCGCGGCACGGGGTTTATGTACCTGCTGCTGCTCGGGCCATTCAGCCAGATGGATCGCTCCCTCGAAGAGGCAGCGCGCGTGAGCGGCGCCGGCGCCATCCGCACCTTCTTCGGCACGCAGCTGCCTTTGCTTCTGCCGACACTCACGAGCGTGCTCATCATCGCCACGGTGGCATCGATCGAAGCGTTCGACGTTCCGGTTGTGCTCGGGGTTCCCGCGGGCATCTACGTGTTGCCCACTGAAGTCTTCACATATCTGTATGACTCCACGAGGCCTCTCTACGGGCAAGCGAGCAGCGTCGCCGTCATCCTCCTGCTGATTTTGATCGCGCTGCTCATCGTCGAACGAAGACTCCACGGGCGACGGCGCTTCACCACGGTGAGCGGCAAGGGCGCACGCACCGCGCTCTGGAAGCTTGGCGCATGGCGGATGCCGATCGCGATCACCATCATCGTGTTCTCCCTCGTCGTCGTCATCATGCCGACACTGCAGCTCGTGTTGACCTCGCTTGCCCCGTACTTCGGCGCTCAGGGAGTGTTCACCCTCGACAACTTCGCCACTGTGCTCGGCGACCCGGCAATTATCGGCATCCTCGCTTACACGGCGAGCGTCGCTGCGGCCGCCGCCGCCATCGCCGTCGTCGCCGTGATCGTCTTCGGGTGGGCCACGCGGATGCGCCGCGGCCCCCTCGCGACGGTGATCGACACCAGCCAGGTCGCACCGATGATCGTGCCCGGTCTGCTGCTGGGTATCGGACTCATCACCGTGGTGCTGTTCACCCCGCTCGCGAGCGCATACGGCACGTACTGGCTGCTGATGGTCGCTCTCTTTATCGCCATCGTTCCGCTCGCGAGCCGCGCAGTCGCCGGCGCCCTCGCGCAGATACCTGAAGAACTCGAAGAAGCCGCTCGCGTCTCGGGATCATCTCGCGGTCGCGCCCTGGTGGGCGTCGTCTTCCGCCTGTTGCTTCCGAGCGCCCTCAACGGCTGGTTGCTCTGCTTCGTCGTCGTTTCGGGCTCGCTCGCCGTCCCGCTGCTGCTTAGCCCCCGTGGGCAGACCCTGCTCGCGGTCAAGGTGTACGACCTCTACACGTCAGCCAACGTGGTAACCGCCGCCGCCATCTTCGTGCTGTTCGTCGTCGAGATCCTCGTCATCACCCTTCTCGTCGAGATCGCCAAGCGCCTCCTCACCCGCGCGCGCCTCCCCCGGCGACTCCCCTCAGCAGACGTCGACCGCGACTGGACCGGCGCCACCCGCGTCGCCCTTCCCCCGCACGACTCGAAGAGCGCGCTTGCACCCGCGGCTCCTCGAGGTCAGACATCCACCCACACCCGATAA
- a CDS encoding Asp23/Gls24 family envelope stress response protein — translation MAADETSTAVTAEDAVPETRPAKAPGYTSRVDRAPSTARVPAGGEAQPAGRTTIAEGVVAKIAGIASREVPGVHALGGGGARALGAIRDAVNATDLSQGVKVEVGETQAAADITIVVEYLAPIQAVAEDVRTAVTDAIIRLVGLQVVEVNVNVNDVHLPNDDADDDTESRVS, via the coding sequence ATGGCTGCGGATGAGACGAGCACGGCGGTTACTGCTGAGGACGCCGTGCCGGAGACGCGGCCCGCGAAAGCTCCGGGCTACACTTCGCGGGTTGACCGCGCGCCTTCGACCGCGCGTGTCCCTGCAGGCGGCGAAGCTCAGCCGGCGGGTCGTACGACGATCGCCGAGGGCGTCGTTGCGAAGATTGCGGGTATCGCTTCGCGCGAGGTGCCCGGTGTCCACGCCCTCGGTGGGGGCGGCGCGCGGGCTCTGGGCGCGATCCGTGACGCGGTAAACGCGACGGATCTGTCGCAGGGCGTGAAGGTCGAGGTCGGGGAGACCCAGGCTGCGGCCGACATCACCATCGTCGTGGAGTATCTGGCGCCGATTCAGGCCGTTGCGGAGGATGTCCGCACGGCCGTGACGGACGCGATTATCCGCCTGGTCGGTCTGCAGGTCGTCGAGGTGAACGTCAATGTCAACGACGTGCACCTGCCCAACGACGACGCTGACGACGACACCGAGTCCCGCGTCTCATGA
- a CDS encoding nuclear transport factor 2 family protein, which translates to MTADWKLTAEDRLEIMELYARYAWGIDLADEEMALSAFADDGWFEHLWQGRVQGHDAIRENLRSLWNDRQHWWYGRQHLMDHFIMDPLDQPGEAKVRCFFQILQFNVDYGTNFVFGIGTRTDHVTKRDGRWLFQSLTVNAWTSLDQVPWQGELHLKGRPKYTMPPASDVHRTA; encoded by the coding sequence ATGACCGCCGATTGGAAGCTGACCGCAGAAGACCGCCTTGAGATCATGGAGCTCTACGCGCGGTACGCGTGGGGCATCGATCTCGCCGATGAAGAGATGGCGCTGTCGGCGTTCGCCGACGACGGTTGGTTTGAGCACCTCTGGCAGGGGCGCGTGCAGGGTCACGATGCGATCCGCGAGAACCTGCGTTCGCTGTGGAACGACCGCCAGCACTGGTGGTACGGACGCCAGCACCTGATGGATCACTTCATCATGGATCCCCTCGATCAGCCTGGCGAGGCGAAGGTGCGGTGCTTCTTTCAGATTCTGCAGTTCAACGTCGACTACGGCACGAACTTTGTTTTCGGCATCGGCACTCGCACCGATCACGTGACCAAGCGCGACGGCCGGTGGCTGTTCCAGTCGCTGACCGTGAACGCGTGGACCTCGCTCGACCAGGTGCCCTGGCAGGGGGAACTGCACCTCAAGGGCCGCCCGAAGTACACGATGCCGCCCGCGAGCGACGTGCATCGCACGGCGTGA
- a CDS encoding NAD(P)-dependent alcohol dehydrogenase — translation MLTSAAIAVEPGQPLQIADITLDDPRDDEILVDVRATGICHTDMSAAAGRLGVQMPVVLGHEGAGVVVAVGSLITSVAPGDRVILAPDFCGRCDQCRTGFTTYCEKSRALIFAGTREDGSTKAHRDGAPVRAGFFGQSSFSRYALVTERNVLKVTTDAPWHELAALACGVSTGAASALLALDVRPAHSFTVFGVGTVGLAAIMAARMAGMRSIIAIDRHPERLELAKTLGATSTLNTDEASDIATALKDLTRGGTDRALDTTGVPALIASAVDALAIRGVCGFVAGMGAHIDIDLGPMLVKGAQLRGIMGGDATGLVFLADLVAAYEAGDYPIDRLITTYPLANINEAFADMASGRTVKPVITFADAG, via the coding sequence ATGCTGACCTCAGCTGCCATCGCCGTCGAACCGGGTCAACCCCTTCAGATTGCAGACATCACGCTCGACGACCCGCGCGATGACGAAATACTCGTCGATGTGCGCGCCACCGGCATCTGCCACACCGACATGTCGGCCGCGGCGGGACGCCTGGGGGTCCAGATGCCGGTCGTGCTGGGGCACGAAGGAGCGGGTGTCGTGGTGGCGGTGGGCTCGCTCATCACCAGCGTCGCCCCCGGCGACCGTGTGATTCTCGCGCCCGACTTCTGCGGGCGCTGCGACCAGTGCCGTACCGGCTTCACGACTTACTGCGAGAAGTCGCGCGCACTCATCTTTGCCGGCACGCGCGAAGATGGCTCCACGAAAGCGCACCGCGATGGTGCGCCCGTGCGGGCGGGCTTCTTCGGTCAGTCCTCCTTCTCGCGCTACGCATTGGTCACAGAGCGCAACGTTCTCAAGGTGACAACGGATGCCCCGTGGCACGAGCTCGCCGCACTCGCGTGCGGCGTCAGCACCGGGGCAGCATCGGCCCTTCTCGCCCTCGATGTGCGTCCGGCGCACTCCTTCACGGTCTTCGGTGTAGGGACAGTGGGTCTAGCTGCGATCATGGCCGCACGGATGGCGGGGATGCGGTCGATCATCGCCATCGATCGGCATCCCGAGCGCCTCGAGCTCGCCAAGACACTCGGCGCGACGTCCACCCTCAACACAGACGAGGCGTCCGACATCGCCACGGCACTGAAAGACCTCACTCGTGGAGGCACCGATCGCGCCCTTGATACGACCGGTGTCCCCGCGCTCATCGCGTCAGCCGTCGATGCGCTCGCCATCCGCGGCGTGTGCGGATTCGTCGCAGGGATGGGCGCGCACATCGACATCGATCTCGGCCCGATGCTCGTCAAGGGCGCGCAGCTTCGCGGCATCATGGGCGGCGACGCGACCGGACTCGTCTTTCTCGCCGACCTGGTCGCCGCGTACGAGGCGGGGGACTATCCCATCGACCGCCTGATCACCACCTATCCGCTGGCAAACATCAATGAGGCGTTCGCCGATATGGCATCCGGCCGCACGGTCAAACCCGTGATCACCTTCGCTGACGCCGGGTGA
- a CDS encoding aldehyde dehydrogenase family protein: protein MTHIPSAMVRPQWRDATAYINGISRDEGAYVPVLDPASGQQVGRVQLGDADAADDAVAAAVAAFPAWRDLSPAERGQQLRHAITVAEKEVGELAATVSFEVGKIRHEAFGDVAGSLALLRGFIRLVDEESGREDYTGEDGTSGATLVRIRHVPVGPVSVIGPWNTPLFLTFNGVAPALASGCTVVVKPPVEAPLALTALVRILAAELPPGVLNIVPGRGAVVGQRLAEHPDVRAVIFTGGTATGRSIAAAASSTVKKVALELGGNDPAIVLESATVTPQLISELIAGAFSMTGQICFNIKRLYVHRDRYDEVVVGLRDVLSRVVVGDPNDEATHIGPLTTRDGYENALRLLAAARDAGARVEELGTRGATARWEDGFYVRPTLVTDIAADHELVLDEQFAPILPIIAFDDDDDAVREANRTEFGLASSIWSDDLRHAEAVARRIEAGSTFINAHRLGASVPRTPFGGVKQSGLGRTHGLYSLHHCTQEHAIVGFEDAARTLPGLDRWMQLAQKETTVKGDQK from the coding sequence GTGACACACATTCCCAGCGCAATGGTGCGCCCGCAGTGGCGCGATGCAACCGCCTACATCAACGGCATCTCTCGCGACGAGGGCGCGTATGTGCCCGTGCTTGATCCGGCATCCGGCCAGCAAGTCGGTCGTGTTCAGTTGGGCGATGCGGATGCCGCCGACGACGCCGTCGCGGCGGCCGTCGCCGCTTTTCCCGCATGGCGAGACCTCTCCCCGGCGGAGCGCGGTCAGCAGCTTCGCCACGCCATCACGGTGGCCGAGAAGGAGGTCGGTGAGCTCGCCGCGACCGTCAGCTTCGAGGTCGGAAAGATCCGACACGAGGCGTTCGGCGATGTCGCGGGGTCGCTCGCGCTGCTTCGCGGCTTCATCCGGCTTGTCGACGAGGAATCTGGGCGCGAGGACTACACGGGCGAAGACGGCACGTCGGGGGCGACTCTCGTGCGAATCCGTCACGTGCCGGTGGGCCCCGTGAGCGTGATCGGGCCGTGGAACACACCCCTCTTCTTAACGTTCAATGGTGTGGCGCCCGCGCTCGCGTCGGGCTGCACCGTGGTCGTGAAGCCGCCCGTCGAGGCACCGTTGGCGCTCACCGCACTCGTGCGCATTCTCGCCGCTGAATTGCCACCCGGCGTGCTCAACATCGTGCCCGGACGGGGTGCCGTCGTGGGGCAGAGACTTGCAGAGCATCCCGACGTGCGCGCCGTCATCTTCACCGGTGGCACCGCGACAGGCCGCTCGATTGCCGCTGCCGCGTCGAGCACGGTCAAGAAGGTGGCGCTCGAACTTGGCGGCAACGACCCCGCGATCGTTCTCGAATCCGCGACTGTCACGCCGCAGCTGATAAGCGAACTCATCGCCGGCGCGTTCTCGATGACCGGTCAGATCTGCTTCAACATCAAGCGACTGTATGTGCACCGCGACCGCTACGACGAGGTCGTGGTGGGTTTGCGCGACGTGCTCTCGCGAGTCGTTGTGGGCGACCCCAACGACGAAGCCACACATATCGGCCCGCTCACCACCCGTGACGGGTATGAGAACGCACTGCGCCTGCTTGCCGCCGCACGGGATGCCGGAGCGCGAGTCGAAGAGCTCGGCACTCGCGGCGCGACCGCCCGGTGGGAAGACGGGTTCTACGTGCGCCCCACCCTCGTCACCGACATCGCCGCCGATCACGAGCTGGTGCTCGACGAGCAGTTCGCGCCGATCTTGCCGATCATTGCGTTTGACGACGATGACGACGCCGTGCGAGAGGCCAACCGCACGGAGTTCGGACTGGCGTCGAGCATCTGGTCAGACGACCTCAGGCACGCCGAGGCTGTGGCGCGCCGCATTGAGGCCGGGAGCACCTTCATCAACGCGCACCGCCTCGGCGCTTCGGTGCCGCGTACACCATTCGGCGGGGTGAAGCAGTCGGGGCTCGGGCGCACGCACGGCCTGTACTCACTGCACCACTGCACGCAGGAGCACGCGATTGTCGGGTTTGAGGATGCCGCTCGGACGCTACCGGGCTTGGACCGCTGGATGCAGCTCGCCCAGAAAGAAACCACGGTCAAGGGAGATCAGAAATGA